GACCGAAGGTGAAGGGAATGGCTATGGCCATCGCCATCACCGGCCCGATCCCCGGCACGGCTCCGACGAACTGCCCCAGCGCCACCCCGGCCAGAACAAAGCCCAGGTTGACCAGCCCCACGGCATCGCCGAAACCGGCCAGAATGGTCGCTGTATCCATCACCGTGGCACCTTATGGCAGAGGGCGGTCGAGAAGCTGCGAGACGGTCAGCCAGATCGCCGATGGCACGCCCAGCGCCCCGAGCGCGAGCCAGCCCGGGCGCCGTTCTCCGACCAGCAGCATCAGGGCCAGCGTCATGACCGGAGCGGCGATCATGAAACCGATCCGCCCGATGAGCCAGAGCTCGACCGCGAAAAACCCCAGCAGACCCAGCGCGCGCAGCAGCTGTCCGGCATCTGCCCGAGTGCCCGCGTTTTCCCATGCGGCCCACAGCCCCGACAGGATCAACACCCATGCCAGCGCCGAGGGCAGGCCCGACGGGCGCAGCCACCCATAGTCGACCCGCTCGGTCCCGTAGG
This is a stretch of genomic DNA from Pukyongiella litopenaei. It encodes these proteins:
- a CDS encoding tripartite tricarboxylate transporter TctB family protein, with protein sequence MTQSRLSGLIVAGFGLILLLVLIPYGTERVDYGWLRPSGLPSALAWVLILSGLWAAWENAGTRADAGQLLRALGLLGFFAVELWLIGRIGFMIAAPVMTLALMLLVGERRPGWLALGALGVPSAIWLTVSQLLDRPLP